The Deltaproteobacteria bacterium genome contains the following window.
TGAAAAATACCTGACATAACCCCCACCACCCGATCAATGAGCCTGACCCCCTTTATTTCGACAAGGGCCTTGTTCCTGCCGTAACGCAGGCTCTTGCCTCCTGCCAGGATCACTCCCGTAACACTGTGGGGGGAGAGTGATTTTTGTCCCTTCCTTGTTTCAAGATCAGACATTGTTAAAAAGATATGGAGGAGACTCCGTGGGGCCTAGGTTTCCACATCCCCGGGGAACACTCCTAAAAAGGGTTTCGCTCCCAGGGCAAATGCCTGTCTCCCGCCATTTCGTCGCAGGCCTAAAACACAGGAGTCTCCCTGTTACTTGAAAATCCGGAGTTCCAGGGTATGTCATTTATACATCAATCCCCACGAATCCGTCACCAAAAATAGATGAAGAACTGAAAATCCACCTCTATGCCATCATCCGTTGACAGGAGAGGTGATCGATGAAAATATTGATGGGCGGTCGTCATTTCAAATACCCTTTCAGCGGTGAGGCGAGACCTTTGAAAAACGTTCAATTTTGTTCAAGGTCAAGGAAGGCGAAAATTTTAACCGCCCCGCTTAGGATACCAAGCGGCAGAGGCACCATACATCGAAGTATTTCGAGGATTAAACTGCTATCGGCTGAACCCGTAAGCTTAGGGGCCAAGGGGTCGAGGGTTCAAGGGGTCAAGTGGAAAACATCTTTCTTTAAATCCCGGTTTCTCACTCGAACCCTGGGCCCCTTGAATCCTTGAACCTTACTAAAAAAACGATCCAACTAAAGTTTTCGCCTGGAAAGCCCAAGGTTCTCCCATTCACAGACTGGGACATTAAAATCTAACCCTGACGCCGCTTGTCCGCCGTTGTCTGGCGGACTTGTCACGCCGTAGCCATAGCGAAGGCGGAAGATTGGGCAAAAGGGGGCGTTTTTCAAAGGTCTCGAGGCATGATGGAAGGAAAACTGCCCGGCATCAGAAAAGATCTGGAATGTTTTCCGGTTTTCCATGAAGGACGACAATTTGTCCTTTTCAGGGATCCCCTGGGGCTGGTTCCCGAAGGTACCAGTGTGCCCCTCTCCCTTTACCGTTTCATGAGCCTCCTGGACGGCACAAAGAGCCTCAGGGATCTGCAGACGGATCTAATGCGTCAGCAGGGAGGCGTGCTCGTGGGGTCAGATGAGGTCATGGGCTTGCTCGCCCGGCTCGATAAATCTTACATCCTGGACTCACCCCGCTTCCGGGAGGCGCGGGACCGAATCATCGAAGAATTCCGTTCAAAGCCCGTAAGGCCGTGCTCCCACTGCGGTGCGGCTTACCCGGCGGAGGGCCCTACCTTGATGCAAACCCTGGAAGAAATCCTGAATTCCGGACCGTCGAGTGAGGCCATCCAGGGAAAGGTCCTCGCCCTCGCGGCCCCCCATATCGACCTTTCCGTGGGCAGGAACGGATATGGGACGGCCTACCGGACCCTTCGCGGGAGGGAATATCCCAGGGTCGTGGTCCTCGGCGTAGGGCACCGGATGGAAGACGGGATGTTCGCCATCACCGAAAAGGACTTCGAGACCCCCCTGGGGAAAACCGAAACCGACCGGATCCTGGTTCAAGACCTCCGTCACGCCGGGGCGGAGATCCTGGCCGATTCGGACATCGCCCACCGATCAGAGCATTCCATTGAATTTCAGCTCCTCTTCCTGCAATATCTTTTAGGGGCAGGTGCCTTCAAGCTGGTTCCCATCCTTTGCGGATCCCTGCTGGCGGGTCTTCCCAGCTATTCGCGCCAAGCCTACCTGGATCGGGCCGGCCCTTTCCTGGACCGGCTCAGGAAGGCCTTTTCGGGACCAGGGGGGCAGACTCTTTTCATTGCAGGCGTTGATCTCTCCCACGTAGGTCCGAAATTCGGCCATGACGCGCCCGCCCCGGCGCTTCAGAAAGAGGCCGGAGAACACGACAGGGCACTGCTTGAGGCATTTTGCATGCTTGATGCTGACAGGTTGTGGGAAGAATCAAGCAGGGTTCAGGATCGATTCAATGTCTGCGGATTTTCGGTCATGGCCTGCTTTTGCGAAATATTGCCGCCATGCAAAGGCAGGCTCCTCCACTACGAGACCTGGAACGAGGAGGCGACCCGCTCATCAGTAAGTTTCGGGGCTGTGCTTTTCGAGGCCGGGTGAATTTCGCTCAGCTCTTCTCTCTTTCACACAGTTCCACAAGGACGCCTCGGGTCTCCCCGGGATGAATGAAAGCGATTTTCGCTCCGCCGGCCCCCTGCCGTGGCTTCTCATCTATCAAGCGAACTCCCTTCTCCTTTAATTCGGAGAGGGCCGCCTCAAGGTTTTCGACCCGGAAGGCGATGTGCTGAATCCCTTCTCCCCGGGACTCGATGTACTTCGCAACCGGACCATCAGGCCGGGTGGATTCGAGAAGCTCCACCTCCGTGTCCGTGACGGGGATGAAGGCGACCTTCACCTTTTGATCGTCCACCGTCTCGATCCCTTCAATCTTCAGCCCGAGAATGTCCGTGTAAAATGAGCCCGCCTTTGAGATCTCCTTGACCGCCACGCCGATGTGATCAATACAAAGAACCTTCATTTCTCCCTCGATACCTTGCTCCCCCTTGATGGGATGATTATAATAAATTCATTATCAGCGACTCTGATCAAAGACAAAAATCTCTTCTTTTGTCTCAACAGTCGATTGCCGATTATTTTCCTTAATCCAAAACAATCCGGGAGCGTAGCCATGGCTGATAGAGGGCGTTTCGGTTTCATGCCTCCAGATCCTCCGATAAATCGGAACCAGAGGGCTGATTTCGATGAATTCGAGGCCACGGAACTCTATTGCCCGGAATGCCGTCGTGCCGTACCCGTTCGAAAGTCCCTCCTCCTGATCCTTCCGGAGGGAGACAAATACGAATACCGATGCCAATTCTGCGGGAGCACGGTGGGGGATAAAATCGACCGCAGGGGCCAATTCCACGACTTCACCAGGGGGTGACGGCCGGTCTCCCATGAGCGCCATTGCGAAACAACCTGCGGCCGAACCTGCCCCTCTATAAGGCTTATTCGAACCACATGATCCTTCCGTAACCCTCCCCGATGTTTGAAAGACGCGGCTTTTGGGCGGCGAGGTACAGGGTCTGCCCTTGAATTTGCATGTCCATGAGGCAATAATTCATCTTCATGCTTGAAAGGGAGGGGACCAAGTCCGTTCCCTTGATCCGATATACGATCAACTTGGACTTGACATACACCTGAAATTGCTCCAGGTGCCCGATCATGGGGATGTTCTTTATTGCCAGGACATCCATGTTGCCGTCCTTGTCGATATCCGTGACAAGGACCCGGCTGTTGAAAAGAATCAGGGGGATAAAACTCATCTCCGATCTCTGGCGAAGCTTAATATAATTGTTGGTGCCCCCTACCTTGTCCGTGGACTTCCACAACACATCTCCGTCCCGGCTCCAAACACACAGATATGAGTCATTGTCCAGTCCCAGGAATTCAGGGATCGTGTCCCGGTTCAGGTCATAGAGGGTAAGGGTATAAAACTGTGCCTTTTTCAGGCCCTTGAGGGCCTCTTTGCGGACCAGCTTCCCCGGGGAGGCGTATTCCATGACATACTTCTTTCCGTGAAAAAAGTCATCGGTCGCGGTGTCCTGGAAGAGGATAAGGGCCAGGCCCCTGTGGGGTACCCTGATCACCTGAAGGTGTCCATAGATTGTAAGGCGTTCCCTGAAACCCCCTTTCCACTCCCATACCCTGCTCCGGGCCCTGAGCCCGTACTGGCTTGTGAGATAGATCTCCCCTCTCCCGTCACCGTCACCGTCCCCGATGCTCACCTTCAGAAAACTTTCTCCCATGCCCGGTTCCAAGGTACCCTTGAGGGCGAATGAATCGCCTTCCTTCTTGTAAAGGAGCAGTTTCCGGCGTCCCAGCACCACCATTTCCGTCTCCCCGTCCCCGTCAAGGTCACCCATGTCGAAGGCCATGACCTCTACCCTGAGGGGCATCCTGCCCGTTGGGGTAATCGATGCCATTTCCGCGTCAGGCCTGAAAAAGAGGCCCCTGGTAGCCCTTTCATCGGCCGACAACCCGCGGAGGCGGGCCATCCGGAGTGCCCGGATGTCGATCCCCTCAACGGCCGCCCTGAACTGGTAGGCGACGTCCGCAAGACGTGTGATGAGCTGGTCTTCTTCCGTGGACTCGGAGACCCTGGTAACCTTGCCCTTTTTGACGTCCAATATGGAAAGATCCAGGCTGTATGCAGGTCCCATGGCCGTGACGCTACCATACACCACGAAATCGACCTTCAGTTTAAGGGCAAGTTCCTTGGCCCTCTTGGGATCAGA
Protein-coding sequences here:
- a CDS encoding cytoplasmic protein — encoded protein: MPPDPPINRNQRADFDEFEATELYCPECRRAVPVRKSLLLILPEGDKYEYRCQFCGSTVGDKIDRRGQFHDFTRG
- the mce gene encoding methylmalonyl-CoA epimerase encodes the protein MKVLCIDHIGVAVKEISKAGSFYTDILGLKIEGIETVDDQKVKVAFIPVTDTEVELLESTRPDGPVAKYIESRGEGIQHIAFRVENLEAALSELKEKGVRLIDEKPRQGAGGAKIAFIHPGETRGVLVELCEREKS
- the amrB gene encoding AmmeMemoRadiSam system protein B; protein product: MMEGKLPGIRKDLECFPVFHEGRQFVLFRDPLGLVPEGTSVPLSLYRFMSLLDGTKSLRDLQTDLMRQQGGVLVGSDEVMGLLARLDKSYILDSPRFREARDRIIEEFRSKPVRPCSHCGAAYPAEGPTLMQTLEEILNSGPSSEAIQGKVLALAAPHIDLSVGRNGYGTAYRTLRGREYPRVVVLGVGHRMEDGMFAITEKDFETPLGKTETDRILVQDLRHAGAEILADSDIAHRSEHSIEFQLLFLQYLLGAGAFKLVPILCGSLLAGLPSYSRQAYLDRAGPFLDRLRKAFSGPGGQTLFIAGVDLSHVGPKFGHDAPAPALQKEAGEHDRALLEAFCMLDADRLWEESSRVQDRFNVCGFSVMACFCEILPPCKGRLLHYETWNEEATRSSVSFGAVLFEAG